AAACCGAACGTAAAGATATCATGGAAACCCTAAATCGGATGAGTAGCATGATTTATATTATGATGTGCAAATTGTTAGCAGGAAAATCAAACGGGGGTGAAACCCTTTGATTTTAGGTAAGGTGGTTAGCAGCGTTTGGGCTACCCGTAAAGAAACTTCCCTGACTGGGGTTAAGTTTATGATTGTGGAGATATTGGAAACCTTGAGCGATCTGGAAGATAGCGATAAGATAGACAGGCGTAAGAAACGTAAAGTAGTTGTAGCTGCTGACCTAGTAGGGGCCGGTATTGGAGAGAAGGTGCTGGTCAGCCGCGGCAGCTCAGCTCGACAAATCGAGGGGCTCCAGGAAACGCCCGTCGATATGGCCATTATAGGAATCATTGACGAAGAAAGATAGGAAGCGGGGTGATGGGGTTTGTCAGGCGATGTGGTGCGGGCAATCCATGATGCAGGCGTGGTAGGCGCCGGTGGAGCCGGCTTTCCCACCCATGTAAAAACTTCGGCGAAGGTTGACTGTGTAATCATTAACGGAGCAGAGTGCGAACCCCTACTGCGGGTAGATCAGCAGTTAATGAGAGACATGCCCCGGAATCTTTTAAAGGGCTTGTCCATGTTGCTGGACGCGGTGGGTGCCAAACGAGGCGTCATTGCACTTAAGAAAAAGTATACCGTCGCCATCGAACAGCTTTCTTCCTGTATAACTGACCCAAGGATAGAGATATTTAAGCTGGATGATTTTTATCCTGCCGGAGACGAACAGGTTATGGTTCGGGAAGTAACCGGCAAATCGATACCTGAGGCGGGCATACCTCTGCAGGTAGATTGTATTGTTAGTAATGTGGAAACCGTTTTGAATGTGGCTGCCTCCCTGGAAGGGCAACCTGTGACAGATACCTGGTTGACCGTAACAGGTCGAGTAACGGAACCCTTTACCTGTCAGGCACCAATTGGTACCTCCAAGCGGGAAATTCTGGCCCAGGCTGGAGTTCAAAAGCAAGAAGGATTGGCCCTGATCGAAGGGGGGCCGATGATGGGCAAGTTGGTGGAAGATTGGGATACCCCGGTGACCAAAACCACCAAGGGTTTAATTGTTGTGCCGGAGGATCATCCCTTGGTTACAGCCAGAAAAGCTCCTCTGGAGGTTTATTTGCGGCAGGCTCGCTCGGTTTGTATGGGTTGTGCCCGCTGCACCGAGATGTGCCCCCGGAATTTATTGGGACATAACTTACAGCCTCACCTGATCATGCGGGCCATGGCCTATGGCAAGGCAGATTCTCAGGCTATTAAATCCTCTTTGCTTTGCTGCGAGTGTGGAGTTTGCGAGTATGCTTGTCCTATGAGATTATCCCCCAGATGGGTGAACACCAGTCTGAAAGGCCAACTTGTGGCAGCAGGTATTCGCTATCAGGGTGACGGCACAGAACCAGAAGCTGCCAAGAGCAGGGATGAGCGAAAGATTCCGGTTAAGCGTCTTATTTCTCGATTGGCTCTTAAGGAATATGACAAACCTGCTCCGGTAAAAGAATTGGCCAATAAGCCTAAGAAGGTAACCATCCTGCTACGGCAACATATTGGTGTTCCCTGCCAACCAGTGGTAGAGGTGGGGGACTTGGTGGAGCGTGGCCAATTAATTGGTGAAATTCCCGAAGGCAAGCTGGGGGCTCGGGTGCATGCCAGCATTGATGGGGTTGTACTTGAGCAAAACGTAGCTCAAGTGGTTATCCAGGCACTAGACTAGAGGGGGTACTAAAGTGCGTTCCATAGGTATGGTAGAATTCAACAGCATTGGCCGGGGCATAGAGGCTGCGGATTTTATGGCGAAAGCGGCCCAAGTTGAATTGACAGTTTGTAATACCGTATGCCCCGGTAAGTATATTGTTTTGGTTAGTGGAGACGTAGCAGCGGTACAGAGTTCTGTACAGGCCGGTGTCGAACGGGGTAAGGAAACAGTTGTGGACCAATTTATTCTGCCCAACGTACATCCCTCAGTTTTTCCGGCCATTAACTGCACCAGCGGTGTAGATTCTCTACAGGCCCTGGGCATTATTGAGACCTATACCATCGCCTCCTTGATTGTAGCGGCAGACGCGGCAGCCAAGGCAGCGGAAGTGGAATTAATTGAAATAAGAACGGGTATAGGGATTGGCGGCAAGTCCTTTGTGACTCTGACCGGCGATGTGGGTGCAGTCAAGGCGGCTGTGGAAAGCGGTGTTGCGTCAACCGCGGAAAGTGGATTACTGGTCAGCCAGATCGTAATCCCTTCTCCCAGCAAGCTCTTGTATCCCTATATTATTTAAAATAGGGTTTTAGGAGATGAATAAATGAAAGAATTGATAACTGCCGCTGAAATAAAAAATCATGCCCTCAGGGGGAAGCAACAACTTCTGGTTGGGCCGGCTAGTATTGTAACCCCGGCCGCCAAAGATTCAGCCAGAGACCTTGGTGTGGAACTGGTTTATTCGCTGGATAAGCCAACTGCCGAGTACCAACAACATCTCACCCAGTCTGTTTGTGAACCAGTTGTGGAAAGTAAAGGGACGGAAGACTTAGTTTCTTTGGTGGCCCAAAACATAGGGGATCAGTCGGTGAGCCCTGAATTAGTGGGGTGGATCGTCAAAGAAGTCATTGCTGCCTTAAAGGGAACAAATCTCCCTACAGGTCCGGTGACAGAGAAAGATAAGAGCGGTTTACGACTGGTACGGGGCGAAACCGTGATTTGCGAACCCTTTTCTACCGGCAATCCCAGGGATCGTGTGTTTCTGAAAGATTTACTACCCTTGGAAGATAGTCCTAACATGGCAGCTGGCATGATGAAAATGGAAAATTCTGCCTTCGAATGGGAATTAAAATACGATGAGTATGATTACGTTATTGAGGGTGAACTGGAGATTATTGTGGACGGCACAAGCTACCTGGGTAAACCCGGGGACGTTTTCTTTATTCCTAAGGGAACCAAAATTGTGTTTAGTAGCCCTGGTACGGTAAAGTTTCTTTATGTAACCTACCCTGCCAATTGGCAAGATCAGGTATAAGGAGAATTCTGTAGGAGATAGGAGTGACAGAAATGCTAGACTTCGACCTCAGTTCGATACAAGAGGCCAGGGATTTGGCCCGTAAGGCTAAAGAAGCTCAAAAAATCTTTGCTAAATTTAGCCAGGAAGAGGTTGACAGAGTTGTTAAAGCCATGGTGGATGCGGCTCTGGCCAATGCAGAATGGCTGGCCAGAATGGCAGTGGACGAAACAAAGTTTGGCGTATTTGAAGATAAAGTAACCAAAAATCGTTTTGCCTCCGAAGGTGTATATAACTACATCAAGGATATGAAGACGGTTGGCATTATTAATGAGGACAAAGAGAAGCGGGTTGTTGAGATTGCCGCTCCTGTGGGTGTGGTCATGGGAATTATACCTTCCACCAACCCAACTTCCACCACCATATATAAATCAATTATCTCCCTGAAGTCCAGAAACGCCATTGTCTTTTCGCCACACCCTTCCGCTTCACGTTGTATTTTTGCGGCTGCCCAAATCATGCACAAAGCCGCGGTGGAGGCAGGGGCACCCGCCGGAATTATTGGTTGTCTATCTAAAAATACCATTGCTGCCACCAATGAATTAATGAAACATGATGACATCGCTGTTATTTTGGCCACGGGCGGTTCTGCTATGGTAAAGGCAGCCTATAGTTCCGGTAAACCGGCCTATGGCGTGGGCCCTGGCAACGTACCTTGTTTTATTGAGAAGTCTGCGGATATTCAATACGCAGTTCGATGCGTCATGGCCAGTAAGACCTTTGACAACGGGACCATTTGTGCTTCGGAACAAGCCATTGTAGTAGAAGAGTGTATGAAAGATAAGGTTGTGGCTGAACTAAAAGCCCAGGGCGGCTATTTCATGACCCCGGAAGAGATTAGTAAAGTAGCCAAGTTTCTATTTACCCCCAAGGGTATGAATGCGGCTTTAGTTGGTAAAAGCGCCAAGTTCATCGCCGAAAAGGTAGGAATTAACATTCCTGAGGGCACTAAAGTATTAATTGGCGAGCAGACAGGTGTGGGCAAAGACTATCCGCTGGGCCGTGAGAAGCTGACTGCTGTGCTAGCCTTTTACTGTGAGAAGGATTGGCACGCTGCCTGTGAACGGTGCATTCAACTTCTTGAATATGAAGGCATTGGTCATAGCCTGGCGATTCATTCTAATAACGATGAAATTATCCGTGAATTTGCTTTACACAAACCTGTATTTAGAATACTTGTCAACACACCCTCTACCCTAGGTGGTATCGGTTATACCACCGGGATAGCACCAGCCCTGACTTTGGGCTGCGGTACTTGGGGCGGCAGCAGTACTTCTGACAATGTAACTCCCAGACACCTGATCAATATTAAACGTCTGGCATATCCCATCCGGGAATATGAAAAGGTGTCCCAGGCGGAAAAGATCGTAAAGGAAGAATGTGCGGATCAAGTTTCACTGGAGGACATCGCCCAAATTGTGCAAAAGGTGCTGGCACAGTTGAAATAGGGTAGGTGATGACAGTGGATAAAAGTGCGCTAATCAATTTAATCACCAAGCTGGTCCTGGAGGAAATAAAAAAATCTGGCCGGAGTCAGGGAAAAAGCAACGCAAGTGAACTTCCAAAGTCTCTGACCAATATTGATAAAGATAAACTAATACCCGTTGGTATTTCCAATCGGCATGTGCATCTTTCTCAGGAACATGTGGAAATTCTTTTTGGCTCTGGTGCCAAATTGACAAAATTCAAAGATTTGTCTCAACCCGGTCAGTATGCTTGTCAAGAGATGTTGACCCTGGTAGGACCTAAGGGAGTGCTGGAAAAGGTAAGGGTATTGGGGCCCACCAGAAAGCAAACCCAGGTGGAGGTAGCCCTTTCGGACTGTTTTAAGCTGGGTATTAAAGCCCCCATCCGAGATTCAGGAGATGTTAAGGGTTCCGCCAGTCTAACCCTAGTGGGGCCGCAGGGTTCCATAACAATTTCAGAGGGAACCATCATTGCCAGTCGCCACATTCATATGCATACCAGTGAAGCGGCTTGGTTAAGCCTGAGAGACGGCCAAAGGGTGTCAGTGCGGGCCCACGGACCTCGCAGTGTCACCTATGCTGAGGTGCTGGTACGGGTCAGTGACCAATTCAACCTGGAGATGCACGTTGACATGGATGAGGCCAATGCTGTGGGCCTGAAAAACGGCGATTTAGTTGAACTACTGGGGTAGTAGTTTCTGAGGAAAAGGCCGTACTCACAGGATAGAGTACGGCTTTAGCCGATTACATACGATGTAGTTATCAACTCTCAGTCATCAGCCAGCGGAAAGGCTGATGACTGAGAGTTGATTGCTTATAAAACTGTCTTTATCAGCATGACAGTATTAATAAAGAGAGGGAATAACCCGATATTACCAGTTTAAAACCCTTGAATAACGTCAGTTTATTTGTTATCATACAGCTACGGTATTTAAAGAATATTTCCTGCTTTGTGCGTTACTTGATGATTTTTAAACCCACAGTGCATTTTCGGGAATTGGCCTTAAGCTGCGTATACCAGGCCGCATGGATACATAGCGGAAGGTAGAAACATTTTAGCCGATACCCACCTGCGAGAAGCGGGTATTTTAAAAACGTTAAGCTGACGGCAAAGCGGGTTAACATGCAAAAAAACCTCCGGAATTTTCCTGGGGGTTTTTTTATAATTATTTTTAGTCTGGCAGTAAAATCTTTGTTTATACATAATCATAAAGACTTCATCTAAGATGAATTTTCCTGCATATGCTATGACAAAATAAAGATGTTCAATTATTATAAGATATATTTTATAAGGAGAGGTTTCCGTGGCACATAATAGTGAATCCGCAATTAAAGCAGCCCTGTTGGCAAATGGGGTAATTGCCTTAATGAAGCTGGTGGGAGCAATACTAAGTGGAAGTGCATCGATGATGGCTGAATTTAAACACTCGGTGGGTGATTGGGCTAACGGTTTCTTTCTTTTAATAGGAATACGACAGTCCCAACGACCCATTGATGACCGATACCAGTTTGGGCATGGCAAAAGACTCTTTTTTTGGAGTTTTGTGGCCAGCCTAGGGATGCTTTTTATCGGAGGTGCTCTCTCCATCTATGGCGGCATTCAAAAGATCATTCATCCCGAGCATTTGGAATACATTTCTTTAAACTTGATTATTATTGTAGTTAGTATTTTATTTGAGATTTACTCAATGACTATGGCTATTAAAGCAATCATGCATGAAGTGGGTGAACCCGCCAGGGGCATGGGAATGTATTTTAAGGTTATTCCAGCATTAACTAAAGCCACTCCGGCCACGCGGTTTATTTTTCTTGAAGACTCTGCGGCTTTAATAGGTCTCATTATTGCAGGGTTGGCTATTATTCTCTCCGTTGTAACAGGAAATGTTTTATTTGATGGTATGGCATCTATTATTATTGGAGTTATCCTACTTCTAATAGGACTGGCTACTGCAAAGGAGAATGTCGCTGCAATTTTAGGTGAGTCTGCAGACCCGGAGTTGGTTCAGGAGATGGGAAACTATGTATTGACACTGGATGGTGTTAAGGATGTTCATAGTGTACGTTCTATGTCCATTGGGGCCAACAGTTACTTAGTAGAATTGATTATTGAAGCAAACGAACAAATCTGCCTGTTCGAGTGTGATAAAATTAATCAAAAAGTAAGGGATCAGGTTGGAGAAAAATACCCGGAGTTTGGGCAGGTAATTGTTAGCATCATAAGTGATAATAAAGTAAAGGA
This genomic interval from Desulforamulus reducens MI-1 contains the following:
- a CDS encoding EutN/CcmL family microcompartment protein, translating into MILGKVVSSVWATRKETSLTGVKFMIVEILETLSDLEDSDKIDRRKKRKVVVAADLVGAGIGEKVLVSRGSSARQIEGLQETPVDMAIIGIIDEER
- a CDS encoding 4Fe-4S dicluster domain-containing protein — protein: MSGDVVRAIHDAGVVGAGGAGFPTHVKTSAKVDCVIINGAECEPLLRVDQQLMRDMPRNLLKGLSMLLDAVGAKRGVIALKKKYTVAIEQLSSCITDPRIEIFKLDDFYPAGDEQVMVREVTGKSIPEAGIPLQVDCIVSNVETVLNVAASLEGQPVTDTWLTVTGRVTEPFTCQAPIGTSKREILAQAGVQKQEGLALIEGGPMMGKLVEDWDTPVTKTTKGLIVVPEDHPLVTARKAPLEVYLRQARSVCMGCARCTEMCPRNLLGHNLQPHLIMRAMAYGKADSQAIKSSLLCCECGVCEYACPMRLSPRWVNTSLKGQLVAAGIRYQGDGTEPEAAKSRDERKIPVKRLISRLALKEYDKPAPVKELANKPKKVTILLRQHIGVPCQPVVEVGDLVERGQLIGEIPEGKLGARVHASIDGVVLEQNVAQVVIQALD
- a CDS encoding BMC domain-containing protein; amino-acid sequence: MRSIGMVEFNSIGRGIEAADFMAKAAQVELTVCNTVCPGKYIVLVSGDVAAVQSSVQAGVERGKETVVDQFILPNVHPSVFPAINCTSGVDSLQALGIIETYTIASLIVAADAAAKAAEVELIEIRTGIGIGGKSFVTLTGDVGAVKAAVESGVASTAESGLLVSQIVIPSPSKLLYPYII
- a CDS encoding cupin domain-containing protein — encoded protein: MKELITAAEIKNHALRGKQQLLVGPASIVTPAAKDSARDLGVELVYSLDKPTAEYQQHLTQSVCEPVVESKGTEDLVSLVAQNIGDQSVSPELVGWIVKEVIAALKGTNLPTGPVTEKDKSGLRLVRGETVICEPFSTGNPRDRVFLKDLLPLEDSPNMAAGMMKMENSAFEWELKYDEYDYVIEGELEIIVDGTSYLGKPGDVFFIPKGTKIVFSSPGTVKFLYVTYPANWQDQV
- a CDS encoding acetaldehyde dehydrogenase (acetylating), with the translated sequence MLDFDLSSIQEARDLARKAKEAQKIFAKFSQEEVDRVVKAMVDAALANAEWLARMAVDETKFGVFEDKVTKNRFASEGVYNYIKDMKTVGIINEDKEKRVVEIAAPVGVVMGIIPSTNPTSTTIYKSIISLKSRNAIVFSPHPSASRCIFAAAQIMHKAAVEAGAPAGIIGCLSKNTIAATNELMKHDDIAVILATGGSAMVKAAYSSGKPAYGVGPGNVPCFIEKSADIQYAVRCVMASKTFDNGTICASEQAIVVEECMKDKVVAELKAQGGYFMTPEEISKVAKFLFTPKGMNAALVGKSAKFIAEKVGINIPEGTKVLIGEQTGVGKDYPLGREKLTAVLAFYCEKDWHAACERCIQLLEYEGIGHSLAIHSNNDEIIREFALHKPVFRILVNTPSTLGGIGYTTGIAPALTLGCGTWGGSSTSDNVTPRHLINIKRLAYPIREYEKVSQAEKIVKEECADQVSLEDIAQIVQKVLAQLK
- a CDS encoding phosphate propanoyltransferase; translated protein: MTVDKSALINLITKLVLEEIKKSGRSQGKSNASELPKSLTNIDKDKLIPVGISNRHVHLSQEHVEILFGSGAKLTKFKDLSQPGQYACQEMLTLVGPKGVLEKVRVLGPTRKQTQVEVALSDCFKLGIKAPIRDSGDVKGSASLTLVGPQGSITISEGTIIASRHIHMHTSEAAWLSLRDGQRVSVRAHGPRSVTYAEVLVRVSDQFNLEMHVDMDEANAVGLKNGDLVELLG
- a CDS encoding cation diffusion facilitator family transporter, with the protein product MAHNSESAIKAALLANGVIALMKLVGAILSGSASMMAEFKHSVGDWANGFFLLIGIRQSQRPIDDRYQFGHGKRLFFWSFVASLGMLFIGGALSIYGGIQKIIHPEHLEYISLNLIIIVVSILFEIYSMTMAIKAIMHEVGEPARGMGMYFKVIPALTKATPATRFIFLEDSAALIGLIIAGLAIILSVVTGNVLFDGMASIIIGVILLLIGLATAKENVAAILGESADPELVQEMGNYVLTLDGVKDVHSVRSMSIGANSYLVELIIEANEQICLFECDKINQKVRDQVGEKYPEFGQVIVSIISDNKVKDWQISRPENI